In Streptomyces ambofaciens ATCC 23877, a single genomic region encodes these proteins:
- a CDS encoding maleylpyruvate isomerase family mycothiol-dependent enzyme encodes MIDHAHDLASVRDATERLLIAVGKLDNASVTESSRLPGWTRGHVLAHLARNADALVNVFEGRPMYASAEARDADIERDAPRPLDVQLADVRESGARFQAAGAVPADWSRTVALRNGVTDSASRVPFRRWVEVELHHVDLGIGYELEDLPAEFTERETAFLATRFAGHPDVPPTRLTDGTRAWSTGREASAPEVTVTGPPADLLGWLAGRREGAVLTVEGGPLPSLPPL; translated from the coding sequence ATGATTGATCACGCGCATGACCTGGCGTCTGTACGTGACGCTACCGAGCGGCTGCTCATCGCGGTCGGGAAACTGGACAACGCGTCCGTGACGGAGTCGTCACGGCTGCCGGGCTGGACCCGCGGCCATGTCCTCGCCCACCTCGCCAGGAACGCGGACGCCCTCGTGAACGTCTTCGAAGGACGCCCCATGTACGCCTCCGCCGAGGCCCGGGACGCCGACATCGAGCGGGACGCCCCCCGCCCCCTCGACGTCCAGCTCGCCGACGTGCGCGAGAGCGGGGCCCGGTTCCAGGCGGCGGGGGCCGTGCCCGCCGACTGGTCGCGCACCGTGGCGTTGCGCAACGGGGTCACCGACTCGGCCTCCCGGGTCCCGTTCCGGCGGTGGGTCGAGGTGGAGCTGCACCACGTGGACCTGGGCATCGGGTACGAGCTGGAGGATCTTCCGGCGGAGTTCACCGAGCGGGAGACCGCGTTCCTCGCCACCCGGTTCGCCGGGCACCCGGACGTACCGCCCACCCGGCTCACGGACGGCACGCGCGCGTGGAGCACGGGCCGGGAGGCGAGCGCTCCGGAGGTGACCGTCACCGGTCCCCCGGCCGACCTGCTCGGCTGGCTGGCCGGACGTCGCGAGGGGGCCGTGCTGACGGTGGAGGGGGGCCCGCTGCCGTCACTGCCTCCCCTGTGA
- a CDS encoding MBL fold metallo-hydrolase: MTYSGEVRVGGPADVHELKDLMITKVAVGPMNNNAYLLRCRATDEQLLIDAANDAHTLLGSIGDDGIASVVTTHRHADHWQALAEVVAATGARTHAGCHDADGIPVPTDVLVDDGDTIRVGQVELTARHLVGHTPGSIALVYDDPHGHPHVFTGDCLFPGGVGNTHKDAKAFASLIHDVETKIFDALPDETWVYPGHGNDTSLGAERPHLPEWHARGW, encoded by the coding sequence ATGACGTACAGCGGAGAGGTGAGGGTCGGCGGCCCCGCCGACGTGCACGAGCTCAAGGACCTGATGATCACCAAGGTCGCGGTCGGCCCGATGAACAACAACGCCTATCTGCTGCGCTGCCGGGCCACCGACGAGCAGCTGCTGATCGACGCGGCCAATGACGCGCACACGCTGCTGGGGTCGATCGGTGACGACGGCATCGCGTCCGTCGTCACCACGCACCGGCACGCGGACCACTGGCAGGCGCTGGCCGAGGTCGTCGCGGCCACCGGCGCCCGCACCCACGCCGGCTGTCATGACGCGGACGGCATCCCCGTGCCGACCGACGTCCTGGTCGACGACGGCGACACGATCCGGGTGGGGCAGGTGGAGCTCACCGCGCGCCACCTCGTCGGACACACACCGGGCTCCATCGCCCTGGTGTACGACGACCCGCACGGGCACCCCCATGTGTTCACGGGAGACTGCCTCTTCCCGGGCGGTGTGGGCAACACCCACAAGGACGCGAAGGCGTTCGCGAGCCTGATCCACGACGTGGAGACCAAGATCTTCGACGCGCTCCCGGACGAGACCTGGGTCTACCCCGGCCACGGCAACGACACCTCCCTCGGCGCGGAACGGCCCCACCTGCCGGAGTGGCACGCACGCGGCTGGTGA